The Algoriphagus sp. TR-M9 genome has a window encoding:
- a CDS encoding coiled-coil domain-containing protein, translated as MNTEFGNNPPEKKDQGKNIIIIVLVLLVIISGIKLYTDYIDRTKKTEEILLLSTENNDLNKRLDSVTYQLDLRIQEIEKLGGDIEALQEVRDQLIAERNTSRQRSSSEISALNAKINSYNGLMQEKDQEILELRAMNQQLFTENQDLKTTQAEIEEEVAQLNIQKEDLQAKVTVASALKAENIEIAAINSRGKERVETTKDFKNRQIERIKVSFNLADNQVADKGPRNIYVQVLAPNEQPIFDVAKGSGTFMVEGVEEFYTVKQDIIFDNTEQELTFYYEKGSDYASGTHEVRIFVDDYQVGSKTFSVK; from the coding sequence ATGAATACTGAATTTGGAAATAATCCTCCGGAAAAGAAAGACCAGGGAAAAAATATCATCATCATCGTTCTTGTCCTTCTGGTCATAATCAGCGGAATCAAACTTTACACAGATTACATAGACCGCACCAAAAAAACGGAGGAAATCCTATTGCTTTCTACTGAAAACAATGACCTGAATAAAAGACTGGATTCTGTCACCTATCAACTCGACCTGCGAATTCAGGAAATCGAAAAACTCGGAGGGGATATTGAAGCCTTACAAGAAGTGCGCGATCAGCTAATCGCTGAAAGAAACACATCCAGACAAAGAAGTTCATCCGAAATTTCGGCTTTGAATGCAAAAATCAACAGCTATAATGGATTGATGCAGGAAAAAGACCAAGAAATTCTCGAGCTGCGCGCCATGAACCAACAGCTCTTTACAGAAAACCAGGATCTCAAAACCACCCAAGCAGAAATTGAAGAGGAAGTGGCCCAGCTCAATATTCAAAAAGAAGACCTGCAGGCCAAGGTGACTGTAGCCTCAGCACTGAAAGCAGAAAATATTGAAATCGCCGCCATCAACTCCAGAGGTAAAGAACGGGTAGAAACCACCAAAGATTTCAAAAACCGACAGATTGAGCGTATCAAGGTAAGCTTCAATCTAGCTGATAATCAGGTAGCCGATAAAGGCCCAAGAAACATTTATGTGCAGGTCCTAGCTCCAAACGAACAGCCTATTTTTGATGTTGCCAAAGGGTCAGGAACATTTATGGTAGAGGGAGTAGAGGAATTTTACACCGTGAAGCAGGATATCATCTTTGACAACACAGAGCAGGAATTGACCTTCTACTACGAAAAAGGGTCCGACTATGCCTCAGGCACACATGAAGTACGGATTTTTGTAGATGACTATCAGGTAGGCTCAAAGACTTTTTCGGTAAAATAA
- the yidC gene encoding membrane protein insertase YidC: MDRNQATGLILFAAVILIYSLFFASSPEIPEAETPTASQTESVESNASNQASSPELAVANDSTLDAARRAKYGALAALTQGEEEVFTLENDQIQVHISSKGAGVDQVILKEYKNSKAEPLVLFNEESSKMDFVLASNNGPLNLNELFFTASTENGQTEEGVPTQTLVLKASTASGEIVQRYTLADESYQVQKTISIDRFQNIFTGNAITVNWDEQLIAQESNLAESRRQSRLNYYTSSGSFDNLGSGDDLEQEQLEESVKWISFSQRFFSAAMIAEGDFQNVALSQSTPEDSSIVRNMTASFNIPLQDGQTGFTYYFGPDKYKVLKKVTDGFEDNVDMGYFFVSWVNKYIIVNLFAFLENIFSNYGVIIIVIVFLIKLALFPLTYKSYIGMAKMRVIKPEIDELKEKYGEDPTKMQQEQMKLFSKLGVSPISGCLPMVLQMPFLFAMFFFFPNAIELRQESFLWATDLSTYDTFFNLPFTIPFYGSHVSLFTLLMTASQIIYTHFNNQLTTATGPMKNLGYIMPVMFMFILNSYPAGLSFYYFVSNMVTFGQQALIKQFVDDDKIRAKVEESKAKNANKKKSKFQQKLEDAMKAADNSRKK, encoded by the coding sequence ATGGACAGAAATCAAGCAACAGGTTTGATTCTATTTGCAGCTGTGATTTTGATCTATTCGCTTTTCTTTGCGAGTAGCCCAGAAATCCCAGAAGCTGAGACACCTACAGCATCGCAAACGGAATCAGTAGAATCTAATGCATCAAACCAAGCCTCTTCACCTGAACTTGCTGTAGCAAATGACAGCACTTTAGACGCTGCCAGACGTGCAAAATATGGCGCCCTCGCTGCGCTTACCCAAGGCGAAGAAGAAGTATTTACGCTGGAAAACGATCAAATCCAAGTACACATCTCTTCTAAAGGAGCAGGTGTAGACCAGGTGATTTTGAAGGAATATAAAAACTCCAAAGCAGAGCCTCTGGTGCTCTTCAATGAGGAGAGTTCCAAAATGGATTTCGTACTAGCAAGTAACAATGGCCCGCTGAACTTAAACGAACTGTTTTTCACCGCCAGCACGGAAAATGGACAGACTGAAGAAGGTGTGCCTACCCAGACTTTGGTACTGAAAGCATCTACCGCCAGTGGTGAGATCGTACAACGCTACACCCTGGCAGACGAAAGCTATCAGGTACAGAAAACGATTTCCATAGATAGATTCCAAAATATATTTACTGGTAATGCCATCACAGTAAACTGGGATGAACAGCTGATCGCTCAGGAAAGCAATCTCGCAGAATCCAGAAGACAATCTAGGCTTAACTACTACACCAGTTCGGGCTCTTTTGACAACCTGGGCTCAGGTGATGACCTGGAGCAGGAGCAACTAGAAGAGTCTGTCAAGTGGATCAGCTTTAGCCAGAGATTCTTCTCAGCTGCGATGATAGCCGAAGGGGATTTTCAGAATGTGGCACTATCCCAAAGCACACCAGAGGACAGTTCCATAGTCAGAAATATGACTGCCAGTTTCAACATCCCACTTCAGGATGGGCAAACTGGATTCACCTATTACTTCGGCCCTGATAAATACAAGGTCCTCAAGAAGGTAACTGATGGCTTCGAAGACAATGTAGACATGGGCTACTTCTTCGTGAGTTGGGTGAATAAGTACATCATTGTCAATCTATTCGCCTTTTTGGAAAACATCTTTTCCAATTACGGTGTCATCATTATCGTCATCGTATTTCTGATCAAATTAGCCTTGTTTCCGCTGACCTATAAGTCTTACATAGGAATGGCAAAAATGAGGGTGATTAAGCCAGAAATTGACGAATTGAAGGAAAAGTACGGAGAGGATCCTACTAAGATGCAGCAGGAGCAAATGAAGCTTTTCTCCAAACTTGGAGTTAGCCCGATCTCAGGCTGTCTGCCCATGGTGCTGCAGATGCCATTCTTGTTTGCCATGTTCTTTTTCTTTCCAAATGCAATAGAACTCCGCCAGGAGTCATTCTTATGGGCCACGGATCTTTCCACCTATGACACCTTCTTCAATCTGCCTTTCACCATTCCATTTTATGGGTCTCACGTGAGTTTATTTACGCTCCTGATGACAGCTTCGCAGATTATATACACTCATTTTAACAACCAGTTGACTACCGCTACTGGACCAATGAAAAACCTGGGGTATATCATGCCGGTGATGTTCATGTTTATTTTGAACTCCTATCCGGCAGGATTGAGCTTTTACTACTTTGTGTCAAACATGGTGACTTTTGGGCAGCAGGCGCTGATCAAACAGTTTGTGGATGATGACAAAATCAGAGCTAAAGTGGAAGAAAGCAAAGCCAAAAACGCCAATAAGAAGAAATCGAAATTTCAGCAAAAGCTTGAAGATGCTATGAAAGCCGCTGACAATTCGCGTAAAAAATAA
- the apaG gene encoding Co2+/Mg2+ efflux protein ApaG produces MVTAVTSGIQVSVEVTYQAEFSSPHQHHYVFTYKVTIENKSNHTVQLLRRRWEILDAAESKKIVEGDGVVGQQPILEPGESHSYVSGCNLKSGLGKMIGTYEMEKIFDGKHFDVAIPEFQLIANIFHN; encoded by the coding sequence ATGGTAACAGCAGTTACATCTGGCATCCAGGTAAGTGTAGAAGTCACCTATCAGGCTGAGTTTTCCAGTCCACATCAGCACCACTATGTATTTACCTACAAGGTAACTATTGAAAACAAAAGCAACCACACCGTCCAGTTATTACGTCGGAGATGGGAAATTTTGGATGCAGCCGAATCCAAAAAAATAGTCGAAGGCGATGGTGTAGTAGGTCAGCAACCCATCTTAGAACCTGGAGAATCCCATTCTTACGTTTCGGGCTGTAACCTCAAATCCGGTCTGGGCAAAATGATCGGTACTTACGAAATGGAGAAAATATTCGATGGAAAACACTTCGATGTAGCCATTCCTGAGTTTCAGTTGATTGCAAATATCTTTCATAATTGA
- the dapB gene encoding 4-hydroxy-tetrahydrodipicolinate reductase has translation MNILILGYGKMGQLIAQLSEERGHSIAAKINIDNRNELENLDPKDIDVAIEFSQPEAAVANIRWAIERGIPVVSGTTGWLDQKPSIEQLTLSKNGAFFYASNYSIGVNIFFKVNEFLSKLMNETKGYKASVEEIHHTAKKDAPSGTAITLAEGILKNNDELKDWHLTDKESDSDQSLPITSKRIDPAPGTHIIRYQSEIDDIEISHTAHSRQGFALGSILVAEWIQGKKGVLSMDDYLSF, from the coding sequence ATGAACATTCTAATACTTGGCTATGGAAAAATGGGACAACTTATCGCCCAACTTTCAGAAGAAAGAGGCCACTCCATAGCTGCCAAAATCAATATTGACAACAGAAACGAGCTGGAAAACCTAGATCCCAAAGACATTGATGTAGCCATTGAATTCAGCCAACCAGAAGCTGCTGTAGCGAACATCAGATGGGCTATAGAAAGAGGTATCCCAGTAGTATCAGGCACCACAGGCTGGCTGGATCAAAAGCCAAGCATTGAACAACTGACTTTATCCAAAAACGGAGCGTTTTTCTATGCTTCAAATTATAGCATAGGCGTAAATATCTTTTTCAAGGTCAATGAGTTTCTGTCCAAACTGATGAACGAAACTAAGGGATATAAAGCTTCCGTAGAAGAAATTCACCATACTGCCAAAAAAGATGCTCCTTCCGGCACAGCCATCACCTTGGCGGAAGGTATTTTGAAAAACAACGACGAATTAAAGGACTGGCATCTGACCGATAAGGAGTCCGATTCCGATCAGTCACTGCCCATAACTTCAAAGCGAATAGACCCGGCACCGGGAACGCATATCATTCGCTATCAATCTGAAATCGACGATATTGAAATCTCGCACACTGCTCATAGCCGACAAGGTTTTGCCCTTGGCTCAATTTTAGTAGCAGAGTGGATTCAAGGAAAGAAAGGCGTGCTTTCCATGGATGATTACTTATCTTTCTGA
- a CDS encoding DUF5683 domain-containing protein, with the protein MGYTAGAWAQEVQEEEISVEAEAKDEKPDYSLLPKNPKKATIFSAILPGAGQVYNGKAWKVPLIYGGFITDIYFINFNNRRYQIFKQALADFDEGLETDFPSLNRDGLVRNVNYWRKNRDLCYLLLVGIYALNIIDANVDAHLSGFDVSDDIALNFEPHFESFSANNRSVGLSVKLKF; encoded by the coding sequence ATGGGGTATACTGCAGGGGCATGGGCTCAGGAAGTGCAGGAAGAAGAGATTTCTGTAGAAGCTGAAGCCAAAGATGAAAAACCAGACTATTCCCTACTCCCTAAAAACCCCAAAAAAGCCACGATTTTTTCAGCCATCCTTCCCGGAGCCGGACAGGTGTATAACGGCAAAGCCTGGAAAGTCCCGCTGATCTACGGAGGATTCATTACCGATATTTACTTTATCAATTTTAATAACCGCAGGTATCAGATATTCAAGCAGGCATTGGCAGACTTTGACGAAGGCTTAGAAACTGATTTTCCCAGTCTAAACCGAGATGGATTGGTGAGAAATGTAAACTATTGGAGAAAAAATCGTGATCTTTGCTACCTGCTTTTAGTAGGGATTTATGCCTTGAATATCATAGATGCAAACGTAGATGCGCATCTCTCTGGCTTCGATGTTTCAGATGATATAGCATTGAATTTTGAACCGCATTTTGAAAGTTTCTCGGCAAACAACCGCTCCGTAGGGCTTTCTGTAAAACTCAAATTTTAA
- a CDS encoding TPMT family class I SAM-dependent methyltransferase, whose amino-acid sequence MTFLDEDYWTDRYTSGKTGWDIGFASPPIVQYLDQIENKAVRILFPGAGNGFEANYAFRNGFSNVFLLDISIEPLQRFKVKNPDFPEGQVLHQDFFDHQGAYDLILEQTFFCALEPKLRPKYAAHMRRLLKPGGKLVGVWFDREFEFDGPPFGGSKAEYEELFQSVFEIKTISPCYNSIPERMGSEVFLIMENSKLQD is encoded by the coding sequence ATGACTTTTTTAGACGAAGATTATTGGACTGATCGTTATACATCGGGCAAAACAGGCTGGGATATAGGTTTTGCTTCTCCTCCTATTGTGCAATATTTAGACCAAATTGAAAATAAAGCGGTTCGAATATTGTTTCCAGGTGCTGGGAATGGGTTTGAGGCCAATTATGCCTTCCGGAATGGCTTTTCTAACGTGTTTTTACTAGATATTTCGATAGAGCCTTTGCAGAGGTTTAAGGTGAAAAACCCGGATTTTCCCGAAGGGCAGGTTTTGCATCAGGACTTTTTTGACCATCAAGGAGCATATGACTTGATATTAGAACAGACTTTTTTTTGTGCTTTGGAGCCAAAGCTGAGACCAAAATATGCAGCACATATGCGGAGGCTATTGAAACCAGGCGGAAAATTGGTCGGGGTATGGTTTGACCGGGAATTCGAATTTGACGGTCCACCTTTTGGTGGAAGCAAAGCAGAATATGAGGAATTGTTCCAGTCGGTTTTTGAAATCAAAACCATCTCACCATGTTACAATTCGATTCCAGAGCGAATGGGATCAGAGGTTTTTCTTATCATGGAAAATTCAAAACTGCAGGATTAG
- a CDS encoding O-methyltransferase yields MLNRVHPLLAYVEYWLKQEDLYSLQSPFLFELQQKLAGFLLEQKNENLQIEEYREQLLQSHHSVPVQDFGAGSKKVNTELRQISKVAKYSTSSRKFAQLYQFFCQQTPANTVLELGTCLGITSRYLANATSGRVVSFEGAPELAQIARPHSGYTNLDIITGDLKSTLPNFLQTLENFDFALIDATHTYEGTLSYFEQLLQKIHKNSIIVIGDIHWSREMEKAWRAIIRKPEVQLSLDFFECGVLYFDFPGGKTDLILQF; encoded by the coding sequence GTGCTGAATAGAGTTCATCCGCTTCTGGCCTATGTAGAATATTGGCTCAAACAAGAAGACCTCTATTCACTTCAGTCTCCCTTTCTATTTGAACTACAGCAGAAGTTAGCTGGTTTTTTGCTCGAGCAGAAAAATGAAAATCTGCAAATCGAGGAATATCGCGAGCAACTGCTACAATCCCATCATAGTGTCCCCGTGCAGGATTTTGGCGCAGGATCCAAAAAAGTAAATACTGAGCTCCGTCAAATTTCTAAGGTTGCCAAGTACAGCACCAGTTCCCGTAAATTCGCCCAGCTCTACCAATTTTTCTGCCAACAAACTCCGGCAAACACAGTCTTAGAACTAGGCACCTGTCTGGGGATTACGAGCCGATACCTGGCAAATGCGACTTCCGGTCGGGTGGTTTCTTTTGAAGGAGCACCTGAACTGGCCCAAATCGCCAGACCCCATAGCGGCTATACAAATTTGGATATCATAACGGGTGACTTGAAAAGCACCTTGCCGAATTTCCTTCAAACGCTGGAAAACTTTGATTTTGCCCTAATTGACGCCACGCACACCTATGAGGGAACGCTCAGCTATTTTGAACAATTACTCCAAAAAATCCACAAAAATTCGATTATTGTGATCGGAGACATTCATTGGTCCAGAGAAATGGAAAAAGCTTGGCGGGCGATCATCCGAAAACCAGAAGTGCAGCTCAGCTTAGACTTTTTCGAATGTGGGGTGCTCTATTTTGATTTTCCGGGTGGAAAAACAGATCTAATCCTGCAGTTTTGA
- a CDS encoding ParA family protein, producing the protein MGKIIAIANQKGGVGKTTTAMNLAASLAVLEFKTLVIDADPQANTTSGLGHDPKSINTSIYECMVDGIDVKEIILSTEIENLDLVPSHIDLVGAEVEMINMDNREEKMREVIHDLRDLYDFIIIDCSPSLGLITINALTAANSVIIPVQCEYFALEGLGKLLNTIKIIQTRLNQDLEIEGILLTMYDVRLRLSNQVVEEVRVHFKNMVFETIIPRNVRLSEAPSFGLPAISFDADGKGAVAYLNLAGEIAQKNDLQKVTK; encoded by the coding sequence ATGGGAAAAATCATTGCCATTGCCAACCAAAAAGGCGGAGTCGGTAAAACTACCACAGCGATGAATCTGGCGGCTAGTTTAGCTGTACTGGAATTCAAAACCCTGGTAATTGATGCAGACCCTCAGGCAAACACCACCTCTGGGCTGGGTCATGACCCCAAATCCATCAACACCAGTATCTACGAATGCATGGTGGATGGAATAGATGTAAAAGAGATTATTCTATCCACCGAAATCGAGAACTTAGACCTGGTACCTTCCCACATAGACCTGGTAGGTGCAGAGGTGGAAATGATCAATATGGATAACCGAGAGGAAAAAATGCGAGAAGTCATTCATGACCTTCGGGATTTATATGACTTTATCATTATCGATTGTTCTCCTTCTTTGGGTCTGATTACCATCAATGCCCTCACTGCTGCCAACTCGGTGATCATCCCGGTACAGTGCGAGTACTTCGCCCTGGAAGGACTTGGCAAACTTCTCAACACCATCAAAATCATCCAGACTCGTCTCAATCAGGATCTGGAAATAGAAGGCATACTCCTGACCATGTACGACGTGAGGCTGAGACTTTCCAATCAAGTAGTAGAAGAAGTACGGGTTCATTTCAAAAACATGGTTTTTGAGACAATCATCCCTAGAAATGTCCGCCTGAGCGAAGCCCCGAGCTTTGGCCTACCGGCAATCTCCTTCGACGCAGACGGCAAAGGAGCCGTTGCTTACCTCAATCTGGCAGGTGAGATCGCCCAAAAAAATGACTTGCAAAAAGTGACCAAATAA
- a CDS encoding ParB/RepB/Spo0J family partition protein: MSDQKPNRKKSALGRGLGALLEDSPAKHKSEDILPEAVKTGIFEIPLEQIQVNPFQPRVHFDKDALAELAESIKIQGIIQPITVRKLDTDEYQLISGERRFQASKIAGLTQIPAYVRTANDQQMLEMALIENIQRENLNALEIAQSYQRLLAECDLKQEELGDRVGKNRTTVNNYLRLLKLPPTIQAAIRDQQLSMGHARALINIEDVDQQLAIFKKAVAEELSVRKVEALVKALSEGKPEKSNKPELDPVRKYEISKIQQRLASHFGTKVALKSNPKNKGEIKIPFNSASDLNRILEILEII, from the coding sequence ATGTCTGATCAAAAACCCAACCGTAAGAAAAGTGCCCTTGGAAGAGGTCTAGGAGCATTGCTCGAAGACAGTCCAGCCAAGCACAAATCAGAGGATATCTTACCTGAAGCCGTTAAAACTGGGATTTTTGAGATTCCACTAGAGCAAATCCAGGTCAATCCATTCCAGCCTAGGGTTCATTTTGATAAAGACGCATTGGCAGAACTAGCCGAATCCATTAAGATTCAAGGCATCATACAGCCCATCACCGTCAGAAAATTAGATACTGACGAATATCAATTGATATCTGGGGAACGAAGATTCCAAGCTTCTAAAATAGCCGGACTTACTCAGATCCCCGCCTATGTAAGAACTGCCAATGATCAGCAAATGCTGGAAATGGCATTGATTGAAAACATCCAACGAGAAAATCTAAATGCCCTGGAAATCGCACAATCCTACCAAAGACTACTCGCTGAATGTGATCTGAAGCAGGAGGAACTGGGAGATCGCGTAGGTAAAAACAGAACTACGGTAAACAATTACCTTCGCCTACTTAAGCTACCTCCCACTATTCAGGCGGCCATACGTGACCAGCAACTCTCCATGGGACATGCCCGTGCACTGATCAATATTGAAGATGTGGATCAGCAATTGGCGATTTTCAAAAAAGCTGTAGCTGAAGAACTAAGCGTACGTAAGGTAGAGGCTTTGGTCAAAGCCCTGAGCGAAGGCAAACCTGAGAAAAGCAATAAGCCTGAGCTGGACCCAGTGCGTAAATATGAGATCAGTAAAATACAGCAGCGACTGGCCTCTCACTTTGGTACCAAAGTAGCGTTGAAATCGAATCCCAAAAACAAGGGAGAGATCAAAATCCCATTCAATTCCGCTTCTGATTTAAATCGAATTCTGGAAATCCTGGAAATCATCTAA
- the rplI gene encoding 50S ribosomal protein L9, which produces MEIILKTDIKGLGYKNDLVDVKPGYGRNYLIPEGFAVLATSSNKKILAENIKQAAHKAEKIKTEAENIAAKIENITLEIKAKIGDSGKIFGKVTTLQIADALAAQGVDIDRKKISINTPVDGAGEFAAEVDLHREVKTQVKFNVSGE; this is translated from the coding sequence ATGGAAATCATTCTAAAAACAGACATCAAAGGTCTTGGATATAAAAACGACTTGGTTGATGTAAAGCCAGGTTACGGAAGAAACTACCTAATCCCTGAGGGATTTGCAGTTTTAGCGACTAGCTCTAACAAGAAGATTCTTGCTGAGAACATCAAGCAGGCTGCCCACAAAGCAGAAAAAATCAAAACTGAAGCTGAGAACATCGCTGCTAAAATCGAAAACATCACGTTGGAAATCAAAGCGAAAATCGGTGATTCAGGTAAAATCTTTGGTAAAGTAACTACACTTCAGATTGCTGATGCACTAGCAGCCCAAGGTGTGGATATCGACAGAAAGAAAATCTCTATCAACACTCCAGTTGATGGTGCAGGAGAATTTGCTGCAGAAGTGGACCTTCACAGAGAAGTGAAAACTCAAGTTAAATTCAACGTATCTGGAGAGTAA
- the ung gene encoding uracil-DNA glycosylase, giving the protein MNVRIEASWQEALKDVFDSESFAKLISFVKDEYSSANVFPEGRDIFNAFDYCPLDQVKVVILGQDPYHGPGQAHGLSFSVKPGVPFPPSLQNIFKEIQSDLGKEFPENGDLTRWAKQGVFLLNAALTVRAHQAGSHQNRGWEEFTDQVIKTISDSRQHVVFMLWGAFAQKKVKLINQDRHLVLKAPHPSPLSSYRGFFGCKHFSQANSYLLENGRQAIDW; this is encoded by the coding sequence ATGAATGTACGTATTGAGGCAAGTTGGCAGGAAGCTTTAAAAGATGTGTTTGATAGTGAATCATTTGCAAAACTGATTTCCTTTGTGAAGGACGAGTATTCTTCTGCAAATGTTTTCCCGGAGGGGAGGGATATTTTCAATGCATTTGATTATTGTCCCTTAGATCAGGTAAAAGTGGTGATTTTGGGGCAGGACCCTTATCACGGACCTGGGCAGGCACATGGGCTTTCCTTTTCTGTAAAGCCCGGGGTACCCTTTCCTCCAAGTTTGCAGAATATTTTCAAAGAAATTCAGAGTGATTTAGGCAAGGAATTCCCGGAAAATGGGGATTTGACCCGCTGGGCTAAGCAGGGTGTATTTTTGCTCAATGCCGCACTTACCGTACGAGCCCACCAGGCCGGGTCGCATCAGAACCGTGGCTGGGAGGAATTTACAGATCAAGTGATAAAGACGATCAGCGATTCCCGTCAGCATGTGGTATTTATGCTCTGGGGCGCCTTTGCTCAGAAAAAAGTCAAATTGATCAATCAAGATAGGCATCTCGTGCTCAAGGCTCCTCATCCAAGTCCACTCTCTTCATATAGAGGTTTTTTTGGGTGCAAACACTTTTCCCAAGCCAATAGCTATCTGCTGGAAAATGGGAGACAAGCTATAGATTGGTGA
- the rpsR gene encoding 30S ribosomal protein S18, with product MTLINEPINRGEIRKKYCRFKKHGIKYIDYKDPNFLLKFVNEQGKILPRRLTGNSAKFQRKVAQAIKKARHLALLPFVTDGLK from the coding sequence ATGACACTAATTAACGAGCCAATCAACAGAGGCGAAATCAGAAAAAAGTATTGCCGATTCAAAAAGCACGGCATCAAGTACATTGACTATAAAGATCCTAATTTCTTGTTGAAGTTTGTCAATGAGCAAGGTAAAATCCTTCCTAGAAGACTTACTGGAAACTCTGCAAAATTCCAGAGAAAAGTGGCTCAGGCCATCAAAAAAGCAAGACATTTGGCGTTGTTGCCATTCGTAACCGATGGGTTGAAATAA
- the rpsF gene encoding 30S ribosomal protein S6, which produces MFQRNYETVFILTPVLSDVQMKDTVDKFVNLLKELGADVINVENWGLKKMAYAIDKKTTGFYVLVEFLADPSVIRKFEVEFRRDEKVMRFLTTVLDKHSIAYAERRRKGEFNKKAEAKEEATK; this is translated from the coding sequence ATGTTCCAAAGAAATTACGAGACGGTATTCATTTTAACTCCCGTTTTGTCTGATGTTCAGATGAAGGATACTGTCGACAAGTTTGTGAACTTGTTAAAAGAACTGGGGGCAGATGTTATTAATGTGGAAAACTGGGGTCTTAAGAAAATGGCATATGCTATCGACAAGAAGACAACTGGTTTCTACGTTTTGGTAGAATTCCTAGCTGACCCATCTGTAATTCGCAAATTCGAAGTCGAATTTAGAAGAGATGAGAAAGTAATGAGATTCTTGACTACTGTTTTGGACAAGCATTCTATTGCTTATGCCGAAAGAAGAAGAAAAGGAGAGTTTAACAAAAAAGCTGAAGCTAAGGAGGAAGCTACCAAATGA
- the lepB gene encoding signal peptidase I, translating into MSNSKKKKSAAREWIDALVFAVVAASLIRWLLLEPFTIPTASMEKSLLVGDFLFVSKMHYGTRIPMTPLQVPLTHQKVWGTNMSSYSDAIQLPYYRLPGFSDVERNDVVVFNYPVEFQYPADLKTNYIKRAVGISGDVITIKNGDLFVNDELAMQPEEMQYSYDLITNRPLNADFFKEYGINQDSYMAFTNNSGYMIFATDQVVERLKSNPVVTSVTKRIMQSGGEAQISFLDGMELGWNRDNYGPLKVPADGWTIEMTPENVMRYSFTIEKYEGLENVEVRESQLFIDGQKVDSYTFKQNYYFMMGDNRHDSLDSRYWGFVPEDHIVGKAWFLWLSLDKYESMFSKIRWSRIFKGID; encoded by the coding sequence ATGAGTAACTCAAAAAAGAAAAAATCAGCCGCCAGAGAATGGATTGATGCGCTGGTTTTTGCCGTAGTGGCTGCCAGCTTAATCCGATGGCTACTCTTAGAACCTTTCACTATCCCTACTGCCTCTATGGAGAAATCCCTGCTAGTAGGAGATTTCCTTTTCGTCAGCAAGATGCATTATGGTACCCGTATCCCCATGACCCCTTTACAGGTACCTTTGACCCATCAAAAAGTCTGGGGCACAAATATGTCATCCTACTCCGATGCCATTCAGCTTCCTTATTACAGATTGCCTGGCTTCTCAGATGTAGAGCGAAATGACGTGGTGGTATTTAACTACCCCGTGGAGTTCCAATACCCGGCAGATCTCAAAACCAATTATATCAAGCGGGCGGTAGGTATTTCCGGAGATGTGATTACTATAAAAAACGGAGACCTCTTTGTCAATGATGAACTGGCTATGCAGCCTGAGGAAATGCAGTATTCCTATGATCTCATCACCAACCGCCCTTTAAATGCAGATTTTTTCAAAGAATACGGTATCAATCAAGATAGCTACATGGCCTTTACCAACAACTCAGGTTACATGATCTTTGCTACTGACCAGGTCGTAGAGCGATTGAAATCAAACCCAGTGGTTACTTCTGTTACCAAAAGAATCATGCAAAGCGGCGGAGAAGCACAGATCTCCTTTTTGGACGGCATGGAACTGGGATGGAACCGGGACAACTATGGACCGCTGAAAGTACCTGCAGATGGCTGGACGATCGAGATGACCCCCGAAAATGTCATGAGATACAGCTTTACCATCGAAAAATATGAAGGTCTGGAAAATGTAGAAGTACGAGAATCACAGCTTTTCATAGATGGACAAAAGGTAGACAGCTACACTTTCAAGCAGAACTACTACTTCATGATGGGAGACAATAGACATGACTCATTGGACTCACGCTACTGGGGTTTTGTACCCGAAGATCACATCGTAGGCAAAGCTTGGTTTCTCTGGCTATCCCTGGACAAATACGAATCCATGTTCAGCAAAATCCGATGGAGCAGAATTTTCAAAGGAATTGACTAA